From the genome of Mycoplasma crocodyli MP145:
AAATTGTTCCCGAAAAACTTACTACTTCAAAAAATGTATATGCATCATATATTGAAGAAGGAAGTGTATTTATTCCAAACAATGTAGTACTTGAGATAGTACTTGCTGAAAATGTAAATAACTTCATAAACGGAATTGCTACATCACTAACAATTAAGTAAAATGTTGGTAAATTATGTTTATCATATGAAGTTATAAATATGTTATTTAATAAAAACATTACATATATAACTATTGGTCATAATATAATTAATGTTAAACCTATTTTAGCAATTTTAAAAATTCTAAAAAATAAGAATGGCGTAAATGTAAATAGGAAAACATATAAAACAGCATAAATACCAAGACGTAAAAAGTTTATATTAATTCCTTCATCTGAAGGTTTTCCAGAAGCTCAAATTACTAAAAGCGAAATGAATAAATAACCTAAATTCAATAAAAATATAAATAAATTATTAATAATAAAAGAACTAATCTTAATTGTTTTTTTGTAGAAAAACAAAGAGTGGGTCATTAAGGCTAAAACTATAAAAGAAATAGCAAGATGAGAATAATACATTAAAATATATTGTTGACTTTTAGCAACAAATGCTAAAAGTAGTGTTGGTAAAATCAACAAAATTAAGGCTATTAAAGATTTATAAAATGTCCTTAATAAATCTTTTGAATTGTTTTTGTACTCACTTAAAAACAATTTAGAGTAGATTTTAAACATCATCACCTCCAAAATTGTTTACTAATTTATCAACATAAATATTTGTTGATATTTTAACCGAAAACGGTTTAAAAATTTTTTTTAATATTATCATAAAAATCCCTTTAACACATTGTGTCATTAATATTTTACAATATAAAGCACGAATTAAAAATACAAAAAGAAACAAAAACTTTGTTTTTTTTGTATAAATATGAATTTTTTATAAAAAATTAAAAAAATATTCACATTAAGTTGTGAATATTTTGTAAGAAAATAATTATTCTTCATCCTTGTTTTGGATGTTTCTTTTTTTGATAATTTCATCTGAAATATTTTTAGGGGTTTTTTCATAGTGATCGAATTGCATTTGGTATGTACCACGTCCACTTGTCATACTACGTAATTCTGTTGAATAACCAAACATTTCAGCAAGAGGAACTGCAGCTCTAACTATTGTAGCACCATCGTTTCTTTGTTCTTGATCATTAACAAGTCCTCTACGACGTGATAAATCACCAATAACATCTCCAATATGGTCACTAGGTACAACTACAGCAACGTCCATAATAGGTTCTAATAATACTGTACCAATAGCATCTTTTGCTTTTGTAAGTGCTTTAGAAGCAGCGATTTTATAAGCCATTTCAGACGAATCGACATCATGGTATGATCCATCAAATAATGTAGCTTTAACGTCAATCATTGGGTATCCAGCTAAAATACCAATAGCCATTTTTTCTTCAAGTCCTTTTTGAATTGGCTTAATATATTCCTTAGGAATTTTTCCACCAACAATTTTATCAACGAATTCAAAGCCTTTATCTGGATTAGGTTCAAATTTAAGTCATACGTGACCATATTGTCCTTTTCCACCCGATTGTTTAATATGTTTCCCTTCAACATCAGCTGTTTTTGTAATAGTTTCACGGTATGAAACTTGTGGAGCTCCAACTTTTGCTTGAACACCAAATTCTCTTTTTAGACGATCAACTATAATGTCAAGGTGTAATTCACCCATTCCAGCAATAATTGTTTGTCCTGTTTCTTCATCTGTATATGTTCTAAATGTCGGGTCTTCAGCAGCAAGTTTTTGAAGTCCTAATGAAAGTTTTTCTGTAGCAGCTTTTGATTCTGGTTCAAGTGCCTGAGAAATAACTGGTTCTGGAAACACCATTTTTTCAAGAACGATTTTTTGTCCTTTTTCAGCTATTAAAGTATCACCAGTTGTTGTATATTTAAGTCCAACAGCAGCAGCTATATCACCTGCTCTACATTCATCAAGTTCAGCACGGTTGTTTGCATGCATTTGAAGAATACGTCCTATTCTTTCTTTTTGTTCTTTAGTTGAGTTATACACATAAGTTCCCTTACCTAAAACTCCACGATAAACACGGAAGAATGTTAATGAACCAACATATGGGTCATTCATTACTTTAAAAGCTAAAGCCGCAAATTCTCCATCATCTGTTGAAGGAACTTCAACAATTTCTTCATCTAGGTGTGCTTTAATTGCTGGAATATCAATTGGAGAAGGTAAATAATCAACAACAGCGTCAATCATCTTCTTAACACCCTTGTTTTTAAATGATGTTCCACAAACTACTGGGAAGAATTCTGATGTTAATGTAGCTTTTCTAATAGCTTCTTTAAATTCAGCCTCACTTACTTCTCCACCTTCTAATACAACCATCATTAATTCTTCATCATAGTTAGAAACTGCTTCTAATAATTCTTGTCTTTTTAGTTCAACTGTATCTACTAAGTCGGCAGGAATTTCTGTTGGAAATTCTGTCTCATCAACTTCACCATTGTATGTGAAAGCTTGTCTTGTAACTAAATCAATAATCCCTTTAAAATTGCTTTCTGCTCCAATAGGTCATTGGATAGCAACTGCATTTCCACCTAAACGTGTTTTAACAGATGAAATAGATGCTGCAAAATCAGCTCCTGCTTTATCCATT
Proteins encoded in this window:
- the fusA gene encoding elongation factor G, producing the protein MARDYELKDYRNIGIMAHIDAGKTTTTERILFHTGKIHKIGETHDGGAQMDWMAQEQERGITITSAATTAFWKGRRINVIDTPGHVDFTVEVERSLRVLDGAVAVLDAQSGVEPQTETVWRQATNYKVPRLIYVNKMDKAGADFAASISSVKTRLGGNAVAIQWPIGAESNFKGIIDLVTRQAFTYNGEVDETEFPTEIPADLVDTVELKRQELLEAVSNYDEELMMVVLEGGEVSEAEFKEAIRKATLTSEFFPVVCGTSFKNKGVKKMIDAVVDYLPSPIDIPAIKAHLDEEIVEVPSTDDGEFAALAFKVMNDPYVGSLTFFRVYRGVLGKGTYVYNSTKEQKERIGRILQMHANNRAELDECRAGDIAAAVGLKYTTTGDTLIAEKGQKIVLEKMVFPEPVISQALEPESKAATEKLSLGLQKLAAEDPTFRTYTDEETGQTIIAGMGELHLDIIVDRLKREFGVQAKVGAPQVSYRETITKTADVEGKHIKQSGGKGQYGHVWLKFEPNPDKGFEFVDKIVGGKIPKEYIKPIQKGLEEKMAIGILAGYPMIDVKATLFDGSYHDVDSSEMAYKIAASKALTKAKDAIGTVLLEPIMDVAVVVPSDHIGDVIGDLSRRRGLVNDQEQRNDGATIVRAAVPLAEMFGYSTELRSMTSGRGTYQMQFDHYEKTPKNISDEIIKKRNIQNKDEE